The genomic window GTTCATCTTTGTCACCGAACGTTTCTTTTTCAAATGCATCAGCAATTCTGATCAAGTTTGCAACATCAACAGGCTTAAGTTTTGTAGCCTTATCCATAAGCAATATTAAACTCTCGTTGTTAATAAGTTCTTTATATAAGTCAACAAGATGTCCGCCTTCATGTTCCATTAGATATTTTATGTTTTCATCATATCCTTCTTTTAATGCATCAGGATTGTTTTCTAAATCTTTGAAGTGTTTTTCTTGTTCCCATCCCATAAGATATGCAGGAGAGACATTTATAATAGGTGCCACTGTCACAATTACATCTAAAGGTATCTTTTTCGTTTTTCCTGTCGCATATCTTTGTAATGCTGATTTTGAAATACCGCTTCTTTTTTCTAATTCGGCATATGAATATCCACTCTTAATAATCGCATTGTATAGTCTTTTAACTACCGCTTCAACTTCGTCCATATTTTCACCTACTTTATAACTGTATTATAATATGTTCATCCCATTTTTGCAATGACAATTATACAAAAAACGTAGATTTATTTAAAAAATGTGTTGACATATCTCTAAAAAGGGATATAATTAAAGTGTCCCTAAAATGGGATTTGGAAAGGAGGACTTCATGGATAAATATGATATTGATTTGGCAGAATTAAGATCAAGAATTGTTAAACTTGGAAAAACACAAAAAGATTTAGCAAAGAAAAAAGGTTGTACATTAAATACAATTAATCGATTACTTCATGGAAAAATCAAAATGACTATTGAAGATGCTTTATTTTTTTGTAATGAACTTCATATTTATAACGAAAAGGAAAAATGTAAAATTTTTTTGCCAGATTCAACCCTAAAATGGGATAAAGAAAATGATAAGCAACATAAAAAAAGAAAGGAGTAGATATAGATTATACCTTCGTTGCATAACTAAATCTTCATTTTAATC from Candidatus Stoquefichus sp. SB1 includes these protein-coding regions:
- a CDS encoding helix-turn-helix domain-containing protein; the encoded protein is MDEVEAVVKRLYNAIIKSGYSYAELEKRSGISKSALQRYATGKTKKIPLDVIVTVAPIINVSPAYLMGWEQEKHFKDLENNPDALKEGYDENIKYLMEHEGGHLVDLYKELINNESLILLMDKATKLKPVDVANLIRIADAFEKETFGDKDEPE
- a CDS encoding helix-turn-helix domain-containing protein, coding for MDKYDIDLAELRSRIVKLGKTQKDLAKKKGCTLNTINRLLHGKIKMTIEDALFFCNELHIYNEKEKCKIFLPDSTLKWDKENDKQHKKRKE